Proteins encoded together in one Miscanthus floridulus cultivar M001 chromosome 16, ASM1932011v1, whole genome shotgun sequence window:
- the LOC136510204 gene encoding uncharacterized protein yields MEVLNHLVCWLDAQGFLSPLGVAALPFRVSLYADDVVMVVTPRLDDLLVLKGAVELFGLASGLFSNLDKSVATPISCFEQELELVCDTLSCKVKTFPCRYLGIPLSIFKLRKGDEQRSVDSVASRIPQWKGRLLNMAGRTALVRATLSAIPIHMSIALCLSQWAIEQIDKRRRAFIWCGEQTVTAGKCKVAWKTT; encoded by the coding sequence ATGGAGGTCCTCAACCATCTTGTCTGCTGGTTAGATGCTCAGGGTTTCCTTTCACCCTTGGGTGTCGCAGCGCTGCCGTTCAGGGTCAGCTTGTACGCTGACGACGTCGTCATGGTTGTCACCCCCAGATTGGATGATCTGCTGGTCCTGAAAGGGGCGGTGGAGCTCTTTGGCCTGGCATCTGGTCTGTTCTCCAACTTGGATAAGAGCGTAGCTACTCCAATCAGTTGCTTTGAGCAGGAGTTAGAACTAGTGTGTGATACTTTGTCGTGCAAGGTCAAGACCTTCCCATGTCGCTACCTGGGGATTCCTCTATCAATCTTCAAGCTAAGAAAGGGAGATGAACAAAGATCGGTGGACTCGGTCGCTTCTAGGATACCGCAGTGGAAGGGAAGATTGCTGAACATGGCTGGAAGGACGGCATTGGTCAGGGCCACGCTCTCGGCAATCCCAATACACATGTCTATAGCGCTGTGTCTCTCGCAGTGGGCGATCGAGCAAATTGATAAGCGGCGACGCGCTTTCATTTGGTGTGGTGAGCAGACGGTTACTGCAGGAAAGTGCAAGGTGGCCTGGAAAACCACGTGA